One genomic window of Gossypium hirsutum isolate 1008001.06 chromosome D11, Gossypium_hirsutum_v2.1, whole genome shotgun sequence includes the following:
- the LOC107963383 gene encoding blue copper protein 1a yields MAVHRSLVIFAIVAFMAPTISLAMDYVVGDDNGWKLEVNYTDWAKDKQFYVGDTLLFKYNNASHNVYKVTGDDFNSCNVPSNNSLGLFTGNDKINLAGAGKKWYICGFTGHCNQGMKFKITVLDGTAPAPPPNAASTLLAKATNFQIVLGMTLSIAAALIMV; encoded by the exons ATGGCTGTTCATCGTTCATTAGTTATTTTTGCAATTGTTGCTTTCATGGCTCCGACAATCTCATTGGCTATGGATTATGTCGTGGGTGATGATAATGGGTGGAAGTTAGAAGTTAATTATACAGATTGGGCTAAAGACAAGCAGTTCTATGTTGGAGACACTCTTC TTTTCAAGTACAACAATGCTAGTCACAACGTTTACAAAGTGACTGGAGATGACTTCAACAGCTGCAATGTTCCATCAAACAATAGTTTGGGCTTATTCACAGGAAACGACAAAATTAACTTGGCAGGCGCCGGTAAAAAATGGTACATTTGTGGTTTTACCGGCCATTGTAATCAAGGGATGAAGTTTAAGATCACGGTGCTAGACGGTACTGCCCCAGCTCCTCCTCCTAACGCTGCTTCAACATTACTTGCCAAAGCGACCAATTTCCAGATAGTGTTAGGGATGACTTTATCCATTGCGGCTGCATTGATCATGGTCTAG